The Geotalea uraniireducens Rf4 genome window below encodes:
- a CDS encoding SpoIIE family protein phosphatase: MKKPSDAQQNWSAEREKIIGLGERSLRKTYYPELQQKLDELERFRALLDQSNDCIFLLEAATLTFVDVNESACRQLGCSREEFISFPLGNFLPKEATARVENLVSSGPAQGWDQDTITTQMCKCSGEKLPVEITIRLVTFNKILYGVAVARDITERKRAEKALLENSRMLRDMELARQIQLSLLPTAPPKLPGVLLAGCCVPATHVGGDYYDYYERENGVVDMVIADVSGHSIGAALMTAEARSVLHAEVQSFSHTGDILASLNEILYNDLNQAELFITLFYVKYDTLTHTLTYSNAGHVSPLLTRNSGATCLKLDAEGLILGVKKGVSFEEKQLRMEKGDLLFLYTDGVTESRNSAGELFGLGRLCDLINARHAEPPQAIIDAVLEDVSAFTGTSALEDDVTMVAMKVV, translated from the coding sequence GCCGAGCGGGAAAAGATCATAGGGCTAGGCGAACGCTCACTGCGGAAAACCTACTATCCCGAACTTCAGCAAAAACTCGATGAACTGGAGCGGTTCAGGGCACTGCTGGACCAGAGCAACGACTGCATTTTTCTCCTTGAGGCTGCAACCCTCACCTTTGTCGATGTCAATGAGTCCGCCTGCCGTCAGCTGGGCTGTTCCCGCGAGGAGTTCATTTCCTTTCCTCTTGGAAATTTTCTGCCGAAGGAAGCGACGGCAAGGGTGGAGAATCTGGTTTCTTCAGGACCTGCCCAGGGGTGGGACCAGGACACGATAACCACCCAAATGTGCAAATGTTCGGGAGAAAAGCTTCCGGTCGAAATCACCATCCGCCTGGTCACCTTCAACAAGATTCTGTACGGCGTGGCAGTGGCCCGTGACATTACCGAACGGAAACGGGCGGAAAAGGCGCTCCTGGAAAACTCCAGGATGCTGCGGGACATGGAACTCGCCCGACAGATTCAGCTCTCCCTTCTGCCGACCGCTCCGCCGAAACTGCCCGGCGTCCTGCTCGCCGGATGCTGTGTGCCCGCCACCCATGTGGGAGGCGACTATTACGACTACTATGAGCGCGAAAACGGCGTAGTGGATATGGTCATCGCAGATGTTTCAGGCCACAGTATCGGTGCTGCCCTGATGACGGCAGAAGCCAGATCGGTTCTGCACGCCGAGGTTCAGTCATTCAGCCATACCGGAGATATCCTCGCATCGCTCAATGAGATACTCTACAATGATCTTAATCAGGCGGAGCTTTTCATAACCCTCTTCTATGTCAAATATGACACTCTCACCCATACTCTTACCTATTCGAACGCCGGTCACGTCTCCCCGTTGCTCACCCGCAACTCCGGAGCAACATGCCTGAAACTGGATGCCGAAGGGCTCATCCTGGGAGTCAAAAAGGGGGTGTCCTTCGAAGAAAAGCAGCTCCGGATGGAGAAAGGTGACCTCCTCTTCCTTTACACAGACGGCGTCACCGAATCCCGGAACAGCGCAGGAGAACTGTTTGGCCTTGGCAGGCTGTGCGACCTCATAAATGCCCGGCATGCGGAACCGCCCCAGGCGATTATCGACGCCGTGCTTGAGGATGTTTCGGCATTTACCGGCACATCCGCACTGGAAGACGATGTGACCATGGTCGCCATGAAGGTGGTCTGA